A portion of the Glandiceps talaboti chromosome 13, keGlaTala1.1, whole genome shotgun sequence genome contains these proteins:
- the LOC144444579 gene encoding epoxide hydrolase 1-like has translation MGMKLTIGVLLVALVVGTFVGKMLMSQSGSEPPEYGDGWWGRGERGEGEEDTSIRQVNINVPDTFIDDLKFRLGRSRLFEPLEDVKSHYGFNANYMQKVVDYWMNSYDWKKEQAKLNRYDHFKTNIEGIDVHYIHVKPTGIAEEKIKPLIMIHGWPGSIIEFYKILPMLTDPLNHGGTEDDAFEVICPSIPGYGFSEAPHKQGFDVYAAARVFDKLMVRLGFESYYIQGGDWGSAIGFSLGLIQPSHVLGYHTNMPLGEPPFYFAKLIIGSFFPTLVVDEEDVDRIFPAFERFTTLLQESGYMHLQATKPDTLGFALNDSPVGLAAYILEKFSVWTNPENLDFEDGRLEKYFTLDEVLTNVMIYWVNGNIAPSMRFYKESIPKLLSGPSDYKLKVPTGVVALRYEIGHIPYVWAKQIYPELVTYTRMPTGGHFAALEIPELLAEDFRQFVRKVEEKK, from the exons ATGGGTATGAAGCTGACAATAGGTGTACTTCTTGTTGCCTTAGTAGTAGGCACATTTGTTGGGAAAATGCTGATGTCGCAGTCTGGCTCAGAGCCACCTGAATACGGTGACGGTTGGTGGGGTCGAGGTGAACGAGGAGAAGGGGAGGAAGATACGTCAATCCGTCAAGTCAACATCAATGTACCCGACACATTCATCGATGACCTGAAGTTCAGATTAGGCCGATCTAGGCTTTTTGAGCCCCTTGAAGACGTCAAGTCTCATTATGGATTCAACGCCAATTATATGCAAAAAGTTGTAGACTACTGGATGAATAGTTATGATTGGAAGAAGGAGCAGGCAAAACTTAATCGGTATGAccattttaaaacaaacattgaaGGCATTGATGTTCATTACATTCATGTCAAGCCAACAGGTATCGCAGAAGAAAAAATCAAACCACTGATTATGATTCATGGCTGGCCTGGCTCCATTATCGAATTCTACAAAATACTTCCAATGTTGACCGATCCATTGAATCATGGCGGTACGGAAGATGATGCGTTTGAAGTTATCTGTCCATCTATACCAGGATATGGCTTCTCAGAAGCTCCCCATAAACAAG gTTTCGATGTCTATGCAGCTGCAAGAGTTTTTGATAAGTTGATGGTGAGGTTGGGATTTGAGAGTTACTATATTCAAGGTGGTGATTGGGGTTCAGCTATTGGATTTTCATTAGGTCTGATTCAACCAAG CCATGTTTTGGGTTATCACACCAACATGCCATTAGGAGAGCCGCCATTTTACTTTGCTAAGCTGATAATAGGTAGTTTTTTTCCTACACTGGTTGTCGATGAAGAAGATGTAGATCGTATTTTCCCAGCATTTGAAAGATTCACAACCTTGTTGCAAGAAAGTGGATACATGCATTTGCAAGCTACAAAACCAGACACCCTAG gtTTTGCCCTCAATGATTCTCCCGTTGGTTTGGCTGCATATATCCTAGAAAAGTTCAGTGTCTGGACAAATCCAGAAAATCTTGATTTTGAGGATGGTAGATTGGAGAAATATTTCACCTTAGATGAAGTATTGACAAACGTTATGATATACTGGGTTAATGGTAACATTGCACCATCAATGAGATTCTACAAGGAAAGTATTCCTAAACTCTTGTCAGGACCAAGCGA TTACAAATTGAAGGTACCAACTGGCGTAGTCGCATTGAGATATGAAATCGGCCACATACCATATGTCTGGGCGAAACAAATATATCCAGAACTTGTCACTTATACCAGAATGCCAACTGGAGGTCATTTTGCTGCGCTAGAAATACCAGAGCTTCTAGCCGAAGATTTTAGACAGTTTGTTAGAAAAGTTGAAGAGAAAAAGTAG